Within Deltaproteobacteria bacterium, the genomic segment GCCGGCCAATTAAAAAAAGACAATGGCGTACTCCTATTGATTTTTTTGAATGATCGCCAATTAAGGATTGAAGTGGGTTATGGCTTAGAAGGTATGCTCACCGATGCAAAATCTAAATCAATTATTGAACAGATCTTGGTTCCGCGGTTTCGAACTCAACAATTTGGTTTAGGATTAAAAGAAGCCGTTGCCACGATGATGAAGACCATTGGCAATGAATTTAGCAACGAGTTTACTCAACAATACGGCCAAAATCTTGCTAAATTAAAGAAAAGACAAAAGCCAATCTGGGTTCCCCTTTTTGGATTACTTTTGTTTTTAATCATTATGGCTAACAGCCGCCATGGGCGAAGAGGTATTACCTTTGGAGGCTCGTCGGGTTCAGGGTTTGGAGGTTTTGGGGGATTTGGGGGCGGTGGCGGTGGTTTTGGTGGGGGTGGCGGGGGAGGTTTTGGCGGAGGAGGTGCCAGTGGGCGTTGGTAAATTTTTTTCAAATGAAGAAAAAGAAAAAATTATTTCGGCTATTCAAACCGCTGAAAAAAACACTTCGGGAGAAATTCGTGTTCACCTGGTAAAACATTTAAAGGGAGATATTTTGGAAGAAGGGAAAAAGATCTTTGCACAGTTGGGTATGACTAAAACAGCCCAACGCAATGGTATCCTTTTCTTACTAAGCCTCAAAGATCATCAGTTTGCCATTTTAGGCGATCAAGGCATTCACGATAAAGTTCATGCCGAGTTTTGGCAAATAATTCGCAATGAATTAGAAGGTTATTTTAAACAAGGGTTGTTCTCAGATGGTTTAGTGGCTGGCATTTTAAAATGTGGAGAAGAGCTCAAGCGCTATTTCCCTTACCAATCAGGGGATAAGAATGAACTGCCAGATTCAATTTCTTCGAATTAATTTAAGGCTAGGGCTGCCAATGCTTGGTTGGCTGCAAACCGGATTTGTGGGATGGGGTCTTTTGCATATTTTTGGAGAACTTTTTTAGTTTCTTGATCATGGCTATGGTAGGCAAGAAGGAGTTTTGTTAACTCAAGTGCCTCTCTTCTCACCGATGCACGGGGGTGCGTGCTGAATTGATCTGATATTTTAAGCCGCTGTTCGTCAGAGACCTCATGGGAAAGAACCGCGAAGCGAAGTGTATTTTTAACTAGGTCAAGATTTTGAGAAGTTAAGAATTTTTCAAGTCGGGCCCATAGTCCGCTTGGCAAATGAATATCAGAATGATTGTAGGTCATTTTTTGTAGGAAATAAACGACAGCAGGGCTTAAGGTTTCTTCATTGAGCAACGGGATGATATGATTAACCATTTCTTGGGTCGTGCCTTGACCAAAATTTTTAATAAGATCTGCCTTCAGAGAATGATCAGAGGACCGTTTAAGCATTGTAAAACAAATGACTGTTTCTTCGGACTGAGTATCTGGGGATGAGGGCTTAAACCGTAAATACCGATATATCTTAGCGTCAAGGAAAACGGGGGTTTTTTTTACAAGAGCAGGATCTCTCAAAATTGGGTGTAATACGGCATCTTTTTCAAATAGAGCTGCATCGAGTAACCATGATTGTACGGTCACATTTTGGGATTGCCAAGCTGCAATATAGAAGTCTTTTCTTTCTTCGGGCGGAGTACTTGCCAATTGCAATTGGTAATAAGCTAGGGCTAATTGTGGATCAGTATTGGCATCGATGGTTAAAGGGAACATTTGGGTATAGGTTTTCCAACTTAGTTTTTGCCTACTACGTAAGGCTGTTTGTAAAATAAGAAGCCGATCGGATGTTTTATATTGATTCCAAACTGTCCGAGCATAAGCCACCATTTTTTCTGTAAGTTTTTGGGTGCCTATCTTTCGATGAGCCCTGTGTTCTTCCATCGTAGCAACTAGCATCCAACGTTCAACGATTGCCACTACACGCTCAACATCATCGAGAGGGATTTTTTTGAGAAAATCGTCTAATTGTTCCCCATTGTTCAACACAAGATAGTGACTCAAAAGTTCAGCAGCAATTTCAGGATTAGGTAGTACAGCTAATTCATCCCTTAAGTTTTTCAAAATGTAAATTCCTACAAATTCATCTTTCAAACCCTGAAATGCTTGATAACGAACTCCACCATCAGCATCGCCTTTTGCTACGGCTAACAGGAACTCTTGGGAGGGCTGGTCATAAGCCAAGGTCTTAGCGGCTGCCTTTCGCACATGAATCCGGTCATGAATCAACAGCTCTTGCAGCCGAGTTCGCAGTGGTTCGCTTAAAGGCCCTCGTAAAGACGTCATGACTCTTGTAACCACCATCTCATCTTCATGTTCTAGCAGTGGGTCTAGAAGATTTTTATAACGTTCATAAGAACCAACGGGGAGTTTACTTAAGAGTAAAGTTAATGATGCAACAGGAATCTTGCCACCCTCAAACCAGGCCACCATTTCTTCCCAGCTGGGGGGTCTTGGGGACCAACTCAAGAGCGTTAATGCCTTTGCCCTGCCTTCTTCATGCGGCCCTACCATTTGTTGTTTAATCATTTTATCAAGCTTAGGGGAAGCTTGCTTTAGAACCTTTTGTGCTTCTTCATATCCTAGATTGAGAAATTCAGAAATAAGTACAAACATAGCTTGGGTTTTGAGGGGAGGAAGTTTTTGCATAACTTCATCAAACAAATGGGTTGCTTCAACACTAATTTTTCTTAGACGAAAGAGGGCTTTAATGGCGACCGCCTGCTGTTCATCACTAGATGAACGGAGAAATTGGGCAATGGTCTTAAATAATATTTTATCGCCTTGTTTTAAGACAGAAATTAATTTTGAAAGATCTGTGCGAGAAGAGGGATTACCAAGTTCTTTTGCAAGATCAACCCGAAAATAAGATTGGCTTCTCCACTCTGCAAATGATTCTAGAGCAACTAAGCGTATGCCAGGATCGCCGGAATGCAAGGCCTGAAGAAAGGCTTTTATTTGAGGGGCCGCTACAAGACTATGAAATTTAGGTAAGGCATAATATTCAAGCCCAGTCTGGGCAAGACCGCGTAATGCCCCAACCACCGACTCACGCGGACCTTTTTTAGCTACTTCTTGCAAAAGTAGGGGCAAGGTGTCTAACTCTCGTTTTGCATAATGCCCCACGAGTTCAAGCTGTAAGCCCCTTGCTGCAGGTTCAGCCCATAAGGGAAGCGCAATTAATTGTGGAGCCAAATCATAGCTTAAGTCAAAATCTTCAGGCATGGCTAATAGTTTGCGAGCATCGTTGACAAAGGATTCAGGATTTTTTGTATTCAAAATTCCAAACCACAGCGGGAGTTTGGTTAAGACCTTTTCTCCATAGCGGTTCAAATATTGCAGAGTGAATGGGGTTGGAATTCCATCTTGTAAGAAGAGATGCTCGGCCAATCTTTTGTTAGTTATTTCAGGATTAAATGTTTCTCCAAAGTGGCGACTAAATTCTTGTTGTAATTCTTCTAATGTAGCTAATTTGCGACGAACCTGTAAAACTTTGTTTCCTTCCATGTAAATAAGGATGGGCAACGATTGAGAAGAGATCGATTTATCATTCAATTGCTGCCCCACTTTGGCTGCTAAGGCTTCATCCGTGGTCCAGGAGTTATAGACCTTATAAATTGGAATAGTTGAACCTAGAGTTACCTGAAAATTATCAAACTCTTGGGCTAATTGCTTACAAGCGCCACAACCAGGATCGGAAAGCATCAACAATTTTCTACCAGGGGCATCAATAGCCGCTGTTACGTCGGTAGCATCATGCAAGGGAATGGCCGAGCGACGGTAAGAACCTCGTAACCCTAAGAGATTTTCTTCGTTGTAATGTTGTAGGGCATAAAGAAAAGGCTCTCGCAAGGAAAGGATATCGGGTCTACCATCCAGATCAATCAACCGGTTAGCCGCCTCACGCCAATAGGGGATAAATCGCCCACATTGGGTGGTTTTTGTATCGGAAATAGGGGCTTGGGCTTCTAAATATTTAGAACCAACCAAGGTTTCTTCTAGGATTTGCGGGACAGGGCCACTAAAGCAGGGGTCAGCCACAAACACAACCCCCATGACGGGTAAGCCCTTAAGTTGTTGAGCCAAACGTTTAACGCTATAATGTTGCCCCTGTGGAAAAATTAATTGCGGATCATCACCTTTTAAATCGCCATGACCGGTCCAATAAACCACCAATAGATCTTTAGGCCCAGCCTTGGCAGTAAGCTCGGCCATAGCGCTATCAACACCTTCTTGGCTTGCAGCAAAATAGCTACCACCCGCTAAAACAGGGGCAGAAGGCCCTACGAGGATTGTATTTTCCCAAGCCGTTCCAAAAAAACGCCAAGTCAGGGCCATTTCATCAGCATTTGTTTGGTGAACTTTGTCTTGTTCATCTCCGTTAATATTTAAATGCCAAAGTTTTTCATGAGGTGGAAGATCTAGTGTTGCTTCAACGACATCTTTACCGGAGGCGTGTTGGCCTTTCCAAATTTGATAATCTTCGTTCATCCCAAACTTGCGTGC encodes:
- a CDS encoding TPM domain-containing protein — protein: MGEEVLPLEARRVQGLEVLGDLGAVAVVLVGVAGEVLAEEVPVGVGKFFSNEEKEKIISAIQTAEKNTSGEIRVHLVKHLKGDILEEGKKIFAQLGMTKTAQRNGILFLLSLKDHQFAILGDQGIHDKVHAEFWQIIRNELEGYFKQGLFSDGLVAGILKCGEELKRYFPYQSGDKNELPDSISSN